Genomic window (Juglans microcarpa x Juglans regia isolate MS1-56 chromosome 2S, Jm3101_v1.0, whole genome shotgun sequence):
TGTCAATTCACCTTGGGTAGCATCAAAGGCATCCTTAATAGCTATTGTATCAAAGACATCCTTAAGAGCAACTTGATGTCGATTGTATCAGTTATGTAACCCTGCCTAGCTGGTGCCTATCTCCTCCctcttttattataataattctTCATTCAAATCAATCACCTTTTCAATTCCTTCAACCCAAAGGTCTGAATCTTAAACCTCCAACCACCAACTAACAATAAGAAACGCATCAGCAAtttctttttagaaatttcAATATATGCTTGGCTACGATTTTCAAAAGATTTGAAAGATTCAACAATTCTCCTACATGGGTCAACACATGATATTAACACAGAAGATCTAACACGTCCGGTTGAGAGATTGATCTCACCGGATCATGCTGCACATATCTTTCGCACGTGCACAAACACAGACAAAGATTGTCTGGTCCCACCATGGAAGTGTACTACTGTATAGAACAATAAAACGAATCAACATGTTTTTTGGGGCCCGCCCACATTTTGGAGGGTCCCAATTCATCTAAATAGATCTCAACCGTTGAGTCAGAGTGGCTTCTGCTGGTACATGGACATGTCCAGAAGAGGTGAGAGTTGGTCCATTTGGTACTGAACTTGAGACGCAAAAGGGTCCTCTGCAAACCCATCCATAAAATTGAACTGaagattatcaaaataattgaaGCCACTCTCCATCTCGCTCTGGACCTCTTTCTCCCACGTCACGTCCGGCGACAGCACCACCTGCTCCGAGCTGCTCGACTCCGTGTGCAACCCCGGCGCCGAATCCGACGTAGTCTCCATGTGTAATTGGTGGTTACCGATCATCGGTGACGGTGCTATGTTCTGCCCGGCCGGCACCATAACTTTTGGTTTCTGCTCCTCGACTTCCGGGAAACTTGCCATCTTTTGCTCCGTCGTAGTATGGTTTTTCTCCACTTTGCCTCTCTTGTTGTAGATTCGACATAAGACCCAATCATCAAGCTGCAATGG
Coding sequences:
- the LOC121253074 gene encoding NAC domain-containing protein 2-like, with amino-acid sequence MTSELQLPPGFRFHPTDQELVNHYLCRKCASLPLAVPIIREIDLYKFDPWQLPELALYGEKEWYFFSPRDRKYPNGSRPNRAAGNGYWKATGADKPIGKPKPLGIKKALVFYAGKAPKGIKTNWIMHEYRLANVDRSAGKKNNSRLDDWVLCRIYNKRGKVEKNHTTTEQKMASFPEVEEQKPKVMVPAGQNIAPSPMIGNHQLHMETTSDSAPGLHTESSSSEQVVLSPDVTWEKEVQSEMESGFNYFDNLQFNFMDGFAEDPFASQVQYQMDQLSPLLDMSMYQQKPL